The Silene latifolia isolate original U9 population chromosome X, ASM4854445v1, whole genome shotgun sequence genome contains the following window.
GACAGTCTTGTCATGAACTCCAATTCTTTCTTCCATATCTCGAACCATAAGAACATAAGCTTGTTCCCCTTGTTCTAATGCTTCAACAAATTCTTTAGCATTTATAAACAAATTTTCATTTTTCTTCCTTACTTTGTTAGGTGACAAGGGTTTCAAGTGGAATCTGTTTTTACCCTTGCTAATAATGTAAATGTTATCCCTTCCTTGATGAACAACTTCTCTATCAAACTGCCATGGTCGTCCCAATAGAATATGACACGCACTCATGGGTAACACGTCACACCATACTTCATCTTCATAGGGACCCAtaacaaatgaaagtaaagctTATTTCTTGACTTTAATCCCACTGTTTTCATTCAACCAATACAGCATATATGGTTTATGGTGATTACGAGTCTCAAGCTTAAAGGAATCCACCAATTCAGTAGCAACCGCATTTGTGCAAGACCCACTATCAATAATCAAATTGCAAGTCTTACCATGCACCTTACAACGAGCATGGAAAATATGCTCACGTTGCTCCATTTCAATGGGTGTGGATTGAATATGCAAGTTTCTCACCACGAACATCTCCTTATCAGTGTCATATGATGGTTCGACAATATGAGTGTgaacctcatcatcttcttcatctccATCGTTCTGGACAGAATTGACCTCCGTCTCATTTGTCACCACGAAACATGGAGTAATCTCACCTAACTCTTGAAGAGTAAGCGCTCTCTTTTGGGGACATTCGTTAGCGATGTGTCCATAACCTTGGCACTTAAAGCATCTCCTAGCACGCATATCTTTGAAATCAGTAGCAActcctttgcctttgtctttgggTTCTTCCTTTTTGACTTCCTTATTGAACGATGATGTAGCGCTTGACTTATAAAAAGGATTAACACCCTTAGAACCATCACGATCAACCAGGGGTTTCTTTCCTTTGTCCTGCTTTTCAAACTTAAGAGCAAGCTTACACACATCATTAAAATCAAGGAAATTCTGAACTTCAACACGTTGAGCCAATGAAGGACTCAAACCCTTAATGAATCGAGCAATTTGCATCTCCTCCCGTTCCTCAAGGTCACACACCATAATTAGTCTTTCAAACTCCTTAATGTAATCAGTCACACTTAAATTACCTTGAGAAAGAGATGTAAGCATCAAGTACTGCTCTTGTTCATAATCTCTTGGCACGAAGCGTTTTTGCAAGTGCTTCTTCAACTTATTCCAAGTCTCAATCTTACTCTTTCTTTCACGCCTTCTTTGCTTCTTAAGGTTCTCATACCACAAGGATGCATACTTGGTCATTTTCAAGGTAGGAACCTTGAATTTCTTGTGTTCATCATAGCCTTTATATTCAAAGACTCTCTCTGCTTGTTTCACCCAATCTAGGAATTTTTCAGCATCAAGTTCCCCTTCAAACTCCAGgatatcaagttttaatccacgaTCATCATCATTATTCCTCCTTGGTTCAGGAATGGAATGATGGCTCTCATCGGAATCTGAACTTTCAACGTGCCTCCTCCCCTTCTTTCTAAGAGTATGATTACAAATCTGATCAATCTTGTAATTCATTTGTGCCATTCGTTTTGTTAAGTCATCCATACGTTCCTCCCATGGTTCTTGATATGAACCATCATGAGACATTTTTTTTTCTCACGGGTGAACAGTAACAGACGTGAACAGtaagtttttttttcttatttttttttcacGGGTGAACagtaagattttttttttaacactAGCAATGGATCGtcttgtttatggaaaagcaaGAGGcgaagctctgataaccaatttgatgtaaaaccgGGTACCAAATCGGTGTGAATGTTAGACACGAAAAGGCCTGATTTGGTAAAGTATTGTGAGTGATATTTTTGGTGTTATATGAgtttaaattgcagcggaaaatgTTAAGTAAAATGGATATGGATTAGCTAAGAAACCTCGCAAGATAACTCAACTAAAACCGAAATCTACAACCAAGACCACACAGGAacaaggagggaaacaaaggatatTTCAACCAAGAACACACAGTAAACAAGGATGAAATAAGGCGCCGacctcgcaaggaagacaagaacactcgcaagcgttcaaagtttgagagaaaatctcaacacttgggtttatatttctgaaaattggatgattacaaatgaggatTTTCGCCCCTTATATAACCTAGGATTTACTTGGGCTACAAGGCAGCATTAAATGATAAAAACTATTTCCTAGGCATGCTTGGGCACCAAGGCATTATTTAAAATTATATAGAAAAAATATGCTAGATTTTTGTAAAAACTAGGTGAAGAAAACTAGGTGAGGAAGACTAAAATAATCCTCTAACTTGGGCGGCACTCTCCTTGGACGGTGCTTCGTGGACGGCATTTCTCGGATCAGTTTGAGCTCGACGTCCAACTTATCTTTGTGACATAGCTCGCATTTCTTTTAGTACCAAAATAAGGACTCGGATCAGCGTTAAGTAAGAGTGCGCTCGACATTGCTCCCGCATcatcctccctctctcttaaccgaaataataaagagaccaaattattttgggccattttacacaaaattaaaattgttctagtaataataatattaattttattaagttgttatcttgggtataaaaccttgggagggattctattcttgaatccttgttcattcattaaggagagctcaagaacaagagagtaggagaactctcttgtgcccatataaaccgaaatcctcaatgtaagaatgaagatttcttccttattttacttatagtttgcatgcataagatcatcttttaattttatgactaaattaaaattataacatatatgaatatgttgagtaagagatctagatttctaacagcaGACGCTCCCTAAAAGCAGCCAGCACgcctgtgtagtgctcccaaggccacccgacaaactgcactCAAGTCAAAGCTAATCAACTAACTTAGGGCTTTCTAgcctacctagtcatcctatttCTATCcgtttctacaaaacaaaagaggTAAGAAGCAACGACTTACGTCACCAACTTGGAGGGCGTTCACCCGACGcctacagtcctcgtaagtcggcTTGGTCGACTTCTTCTGAGCCACCGTCCAGGTCTCAAAGCAGGGTAAGCCGAAGGAACATCACCAGTCGTCCTCGGGTGCAAGGGGAcaaagtaagcatacaaccaaccCTGTAACAAAACATAGCAatcacaaatcagccaatttttcaaaaattgccaaaactcaaaatcaatccaaaaatcAACCCCAAATCAAAACCTAAGGCATGCAGGTaacgggtgaaactcgccaaagccggcgtaacccagtcaaactgacctaAGGCATCCAAGTCAGCAAGCcaaggaagtaccttggtcgacaagcgctcacccttatcaccaaagtacgtggtacccagGAAGTACCACAACTGCGCGTCAGCCTCGgcctcagcctccggactcgccaacggcgccggtaCAAAGCCCGCCACTCTCCCCCTGAAGTGATCCCTCACATATGAGTTCGCGATCAGGGAAAGAGTGATGTCAGACGACGCGGGCAAAACATTGCCGATCAAACCCATAACCACGGCGGAAGACACACTCTTCGGCGTCTCCGGGAACTCAACAGGCATCTCGCCACAGGGGAGGAccgatatcatggcaaagtcctcgAAGGTCataccgacctccccaaactccgtgtggaacgacgacgtcgtatcccagttacggtccaacatggcacggatcagacacaggttcgacctaatcgaagccaTGTGAATGTCAcgccaagcagccaccaacggccccatagtcgacctctctatcaacgacCTCATACCAgcccggagaacgtcgtagaaacccagacaagtcgagaagcctgagaaggtcctcatggtagcaatctcctgaAATTGGAAAACAAACAGAGTCAAAATACCTATACAGGtctaaaaataacaaaaacagCAAAAGCTCGACAAAGTAGTAAACTCACCAAGTCCTCGtgtgcacggtaggagatgtgagTGTCTAGCTCCAGGAACAGCtagctaccgtcaaaaccctcagcCCAAGTAGGCGTGCCCCGCGGGTTCAACCCCCGCGGAGCTGTAACCCGTCTAGCATCCCAGCCTGCGACGAAAGCGTCATCCGCTTCCGTCTCTGCTCTCCGTCTCTTCTGCCCGCAAGACTTCACGCGACGGGGAGGAGGCCTCTCAATGACCCTAACGAAGTTATGGAGCGCCCGTCTAGTGGGCCTCAGACCCTGTCTGAGCCCTCCCAGCACCAACAgcctcaacaacgggctcctcccgAGCCCCCGTGACTCCCTCAGCACCAACGGCCcaaacaacgggctcctcacgagCCTCTGTGGCTCCCTCGGCTCTAACAGCCTCCTCAGTAGgctcctcctcctcggaagcgtcctctaCCACCGCCTCAAATGCACTCGCCAAAGTACTAACCGACCAGATCCACAACAAGACCTCTAAGGTCTCAGCAACGGACCTAGTATGCCAATAACACTCCCCTACCATCAggacaaaacaaaaacgtcagccgaaatttcggcattacgacggcacaaaatggacaaagccaaaaaaaaaaaaaccacctacaaatgcaaaacaaaaacaagGGTAAACCCGCCCAAACCCATCCAACAAAAACACTTCACGAAAAATAGCACAAAAAAcaactcgcccttcttttcaagcaaaagacgagtcaatacaacaacaaaattttcaaaaaaaaaccaCCTACACCTCAAAGCCCACACAAGGCCCGCAAAACAGCAATAAAAATTTCCGATACAACTGGGTACTTTTcacagctcaaaaaggcaattttacgccaatacggacacaaacaggtcaaaaattcaaagtACGACCACAACAAagatttaatcacgtctcaaagtgacctaaactaccgttaaggtccatttcaagacaaactgactcaatttaagctcaaacagacgcttgtTTGGGCCAAAATCTGTATATTGACCTAATAGGAAACAAGCCCGTCTGGTCTCGTTTGGCAAATTGGGCCGAGGAAGCTTAGAAGTTACAAAAAGCCCACGAATAGAAGAAGCCCGTGCGCTGTGGAATCATTAGGAAAAATTCAGGGAGACTTCAGGGAGATCAGGAAGAATAGAGAATAAGGAGGCGTTTATGGAAAGAAGCGTGGTAGGACTAATATTACTTGCCATAAAAGGAGTAGAAGACAACTAgggttcctaccctataaatagccaaggagacAAGGAAAAATATTCATTCAAgaactatcatacaaacataacGCATTGTACTAGTTAGATCATCAAGCCGTACCCTTTGTACTCATTCTTATATTAAAAGGTAGTGCACTCATTGGAAGggtactgatacccgtcgttgtgagtgccaaaaataatatttatatttcctattaaaactaacctaggctagtggtaacagggtcgaaccacaaggagacgaatgtaattaataattgtctaattctagtctacggtaacgaatgtgggggttgaattgatttggtctaaagctaaaggcaataaactaaatagacggataaaacggataaaagaaggggtactaggatggtcggttcactataatttcggcagcagcatactaagtaggtctaaatcaaacacatgaggcgggaaaacaagaggtcctctcggtccactcttaacaagtagcatctttcgatctcgctacaagcccctaatatcactaatactgactttcgtcctgaaaagtgactaaaaaccaaaactttacctatctttcgatctcatcatagtttagtcattttaattgatggtcaatcaaccttccctatctttcgatctaatgggtcagtcatatcctaaacattcaactagtcgcgtgcactcgattcgtcaaatatagaaattaaaacaattaaaacgaaggtaacacctcacgtggccagtcgatcgaccaagtatggcagtcgatcgactgacacgcgatttcagggcactattctaatgccgcctaatcctacagatcccctacatcctagcacgaataatttagctactcatgactgtagtggaaacaacaataacattaaggATTAAAACTACTGATTTCATGCCTGAATTAACGGAataaaagattagcataaaatgataattatggcttcgggaaatTAACTATCAATTCCTATACTATCAacacaataaagatgaactgaaataagagtaggggaataccgaaattgcagaggaattgtaacggaatgattaatagcataaacaaaaatccaatgcgaaaacaATATTTCGAACCCTAGTTATTTCCTAAAGAACTGTATGCTAAACTTGAATAAAAATTGGATGATTATTCTGCaaacctagcttacgttatatagaatacaatgtagctcttatttccaaaacctaaatacaatgggcttcaagttcctcgatcttttaattcacgtctgaagtaTCGGTCTGTTCGATCGACTgatggaactggtcga
Protein-coding sequences here:
- the LOC141617104 gene encoding uncharacterized protein LOC141617104, whose product is MGPYEDEVWCDVLPMSACHILLGRPWQFDREVVHQGRDNIYIISKGKNRFHLKPLSPNKVRKKNENLFINAKEFVEALEQGEQAYVLMVRDMEERIGVHDKTVQMLLNEFGDVFPEELPLGLPPKRGIEHQIDLIPGATLPNKPAYRCNPEEAKELQRQVQELID